In Scleropages formosus chromosome 18, fSclFor1.1, whole genome shotgun sequence, one DNA window encodes the following:
- the plekhf2 gene encoding pleckstrin homology domain-containing family F member 2, with product MVDRLANSEANSKRIAVVEGCFGAAGQPLAIPGRVLIGEGVLTKLCRKKPKARQFFLFNDILVYGNIVIQKKKYNKQHIIPLESVTIDTVEDEGELRNGWLIKTPTKSFAVYAATATEKSEWMNHINKCVSDLLLKSGKSPSNEHAAVWVPDSEASVCMRCQKVKFTPVSRRHHCRKCGFVVCGPCSEKKFLLPSQSSKPVRVCEFCYEQLSAGQMSGGLPPRSDSYSRSSSRFPGSNVSEDEEEEDSSD from the coding sequence ATGGTGGACCGCCTGGCGAACAGCGAGGCCAACTCAAAGCGCATTGCAGTGGTGGAAGGCTGCTTTGGAGCGGCAGGTCAGCCACTGGCCATCCCTGGCCGGGTGCTCATCGGAGAGGGTGTCCTCACGAAACTATGCCGCAAGAAGCCCAAGGCCCGCCAGTTCTTCCTGTTCAACGATATCTTGGTGTATGGCAACATTGTCATCCAGAAGAAGAAATACAACAAGCAGCACATCATTCCGCTGGAGAGCGTGACCATCGACACCGTAGAGGACGAGGGGGAGCTGCGGAATGGCTGGCTCATTAAGACGCCTACCAAGTCCTTCGCTGTGTACGCCGCAACTGCCACAGAGAAGTCAGAGTGGATGAATCACATCAACAAATGTGTGTCGGACCTGCTGCTGAAGAGTGGCAAGTCACCCAGCAATGAACACGCCGCTGTCTGGGTGCCCGACTCGGAAGCGTCGGTTTGCATGCGCTGCCAGAAAGTGAAATTCACACCGGTCAGTCGGCGGCACCACTGCCGCAAATGCGGCTTCGTGGTGTGTGGGCCGTGCTCGGAGAAGAAGTTCCTGCTGCCCAGTCAGTCCTCGAAGCCGGTGCGGGTGTGCGAGTTCTGCTATGAGCAGTTGTCGGCGGGCCAGATGAGCGGTGGCCTGCCGCCCCGCTCAGACTCCTACAGCCGCTCCTCTTCCAGGTTTCCTGGCAGCAACGTGTCTGAagacgaggaagaggaggacagcagTGACTGA